A stretch of Gemmatimonas aurantiaca T-27 DNA encodes these proteins:
- a CDS encoding efflux RND transporter permease subunit, which produces MLDALARFSLRQRLMVLVLAALLVIAGVASWRTLKLEAYPDVSDTEVAIITQYDGRAAEEVEQQITIPVERAVNSVPRVINRRSRTIFGLSIVKLTFQEGTDDFFARQQVLEKLRDADLPEGTQPQLAPLSTPVGEIVRYVVESDGRHNPMQLRELQDWVVIPRLLQAPGVTDITNFGGLVRQYNVVIDPERLQRFGLTLEQLAQSIRENNSSTGGNVIRSGASQLAVRVVGRITGAEDLGRTVVATQRGVPLFLRDVASVETGPLPPTGVLGFVDLTRGEDVDDGVEGIVLMRRGENPSEVLDAVKERIAALNAGGLPDGVSVRVLYDRSELVEATLRTVTHTLAEGLFIVAIVLLLFLGDLRLAAAVAVTIPLSLCGAFVLMKLTGIPANLLSLGAIDFGIIVDASVVMVEAISRTLSHQTVEERRLGNRRAIFAAGGEVRRQIVFAVLIIILAFLPLFTLQRVEGKLFRPMAFTLSFAIGTSLVLALTIVPVACSLLLGRNYRERHNPVLHWMGERYARLVYGVLRRPLPVLAGAGALIVMSLAAARMVGTEFLPQLDEGGFNIRGILPSGIAIDEARQYPTQIRATLARFPEVRVAISSLGRNDDGTDPYGPSRIETLVQLRPYDTWTTGRSKSDLQRAMQEALDAQMPGANFSFSQPILDNVSEAVTGSAADLAVLVNGNDPAVLRRIALDVLEQIRQVRGASASGLEQEGPQTQLLVDVDREALARYGIDISDVNTVIDLAVAGSPVSEVYEGDRRFAITLRYTREARSSIPAIEALQILTASGARIPLSQVARVKLVEGQTLIARENGIRQMGVRTNIVGRDQGSFVAEAQERVATAVQLPDGYDIRWGGQFENLTRARGRLALIVPITVVLIFVVLFVLFDNSLVDAGIVLMNVPFAMVGGIAALIARDINFSVSAGVGFISLFGVAVMSGVLLVSYINMLRQERLMRLHRAVLEGATTQFRPILMMMSVALIGLIPAARAEGIGSDIQRPLASVIVGGLLSALLLTLFVMPALYFVVERARLAHRYRQRHRLRGKTSEQDVF; this is translated from the coding sequence ATGCTCGATGCCCTTGCGCGTTTTTCGCTGCGGCAGCGCCTCATGGTGCTGGTGCTCGCAGCGCTGTTGGTCATAGCCGGTGTGGCGAGTTGGCGTACACTCAAACTGGAGGCTTACCCCGACGTCTCCGACACCGAGGTCGCCATCATCACGCAGTACGATGGCCGCGCCGCCGAAGAAGTGGAGCAGCAGATCACCATTCCTGTAGAGCGTGCGGTGAACAGTGTGCCGCGCGTGATCAATCGACGATCGCGTACGATCTTCGGCCTCTCCATTGTCAAACTCACCTTCCAGGAAGGCACCGACGACTTCTTTGCTCGTCAGCAGGTGCTGGAGAAGTTGCGTGACGCCGACCTGCCCGAGGGCACGCAGCCGCAACTGGCACCGTTGTCTACGCCGGTGGGCGAGATCGTGCGCTACGTGGTGGAGAGCGATGGCCGCCACAACCCGATGCAACTGCGCGAACTGCAGGATTGGGTGGTGATTCCGCGACTGCTGCAGGCACCCGGCGTTACCGATATCACGAACTTCGGCGGGCTGGTCCGGCAATACAATGTCGTGATCGACCCCGAACGTCTGCAGCGATTCGGACTCACGCTCGAGCAACTCGCGCAGTCCATTCGGGAGAACAACAGCAGCACCGGCGGCAATGTCATTCGCAGCGGGGCTTCGCAGCTTGCCGTACGGGTCGTGGGCCGCATCACGGGTGCCGAAGACCTGGGCCGAACAGTCGTGGCCACCCAGCGCGGTGTACCGTTGTTTCTGCGCGATGTGGCGAGTGTAGAGACCGGCCCCCTGCCTCCCACCGGCGTGCTGGGGTTCGTGGACCTCACCCGAGGTGAAGATGTGGACGATGGCGTGGAGGGCATCGTGCTCATGCGCCGAGGAGAGAATCCCTCCGAGGTGCTGGATGCGGTCAAGGAACGCATCGCGGCCCTGAATGCCGGCGGACTGCCTGATGGCGTCAGTGTGCGGGTCCTCTACGACCGCTCGGAGCTGGTGGAAGCCACACTTCGCACCGTGACGCACACGTTGGCGGAGGGACTGTTCATCGTGGCCATCGTGCTGCTGCTCTTTCTGGGCGATCTACGCTTGGCTGCCGCGGTCGCGGTGACCATTCCGTTGTCGCTGTGCGGCGCGTTTGTGCTCATGAAGCTCACGGGCATTCCTGCGAACCTGCTTTCACTGGGCGCCATCGACTTCGGCATCATCGTAGACGCCTCCGTGGTCATGGTGGAGGCCATTTCGCGCACGCTGTCCCACCAAACGGTGGAAGAGAGGCGCCTGGGCAACCGACGCGCGATTTTTGCCGCAGGTGGAGAAGTACGTCGGCAGATCGTGTTTGCCGTCCTCATCATCATCCTCGCCTTTCTGCCGCTGTTCACGCTGCAGCGGGTGGAGGGCAAGCTGTTCCGGCCGATGGCCTTCACACTGTCGTTCGCTATTGGCACCTCACTGGTCCTGGCCCTCACGATCGTCCCGGTGGCCTGTTCGCTGCTGTTGGGGCGCAACTATCGCGAGCGACACAATCCTGTTCTGCACTGGATGGGAGAGCGATATGCGCGCCTCGTGTATGGCGTGCTGCGGCGGCCGCTCCCCGTGCTTGCCGGTGCCGGCGCGCTCATCGTCATGTCATTGGCGGCCGCGCGAATGGTGGGTACAGAGTTCCTGCCCCAACTCGACGAAGGGGGCTTCAACATCCGTGGCATCCTGCCGTCTGGCATCGCTATCGATGAGGCACGGCAATACCCTACGCAGATCCGCGCGACGCTGGCCCGCTTCCCGGAGGTGCGAGTGGCCATCTCCTCACTCGGCCGGAACGACGATGGCACCGACCCCTACGGCCCGAGCCGGATCGAGACACTCGTACAATTGCGCCCCTACGACACCTGGACCACCGGGCGCAGCAAGAGCGACCTGCAGCGTGCCATGCAGGAAGCCCTCGACGCACAAATGCCGGGAGCAAACTTCAGCTTCTCGCAGCCCATCCTCGACAACGTGAGCGAGGCAGTGACCGGATCGGCGGCCGATCTTGCGGTGCTGGTGAACGGCAACGATCCGGCCGTGCTGCGAAGGATCGCACTCGACGTACTGGAGCAGATACGTCAGGTGCGTGGGGCATCGGCCAGCGGACTCGAACAGGAAGGGCCGCAGACGCAGTTGCTGGTGGATGTGGATCGTGAAGCACTCGCACGCTACGGTATCGATATCAGTGACGTGAACACGGTTATCGATCTGGCGGTCGCTGGCAGTCCGGTCAGTGAGGTGTACGAAGGCGATCGACGGTTTGCCATCACGTTGCGCTACACCCGCGAGGCACGGTCGAGCATTCCGGCCATCGAAGCGCTGCAGATACTCACCGCGAGTGGGGCCCGCATTCCCCTCTCCCAGGTCGCACGCGTGAAACTGGTGGAGGGGCAGACGCTCATTGCGCGTGAAAATGGCATTCGGCAGATGGGCGTGCGCACCAATATCGTGGGACGCGACCAGGGCAGCTTCGTCGCGGAAGCCCAGGAGCGCGTGGCGACCGCCGTGCAGCTCCCCGACGGCTATGACATCCGGTGGGGCGGACAATTCGAGAATCTCACCCGCGCTCGTGGCCGTCTCGCGCTCATCGTGCCGATCACGGTGGTGCTCATCTTCGTCGTGCTGTTTGTGCTGTTCGACAACAGTCTTGTAGATGCCGGCATCGTACTGATGAACGTGCCATTTGCGATGGTGGGAGGTATCGCCGCGCTGATTGCGCGAGACATCAACTTCAGCGTATCAGCCGGCGTGGGCTTCATTTCGCTCTTCGGCGTGGCCGTGATGTCCGGTGTCCTGCTGGTGAGCTACATCAACATGCTGCGACAGGAGCGGCTGATGCGCCTGCACCGCGCCGTGCTGGAAGGTGCGACCACGCAGTTCCGCCCGATTCTCATGATGATGTCGGTGGCGCTGATCGGGCTCATTCCGGCTGCACGGGCCGAAGGTATCGGCAGCGATATTCAGCGTCCGCTTGCGTCCGTGATTGTGGGCGGACTGCTGTCAGCGTTGTTGCTCACGCTGTTCGTGATGCCGGCACTGTACTTCGTGGTGGAGCGGGCACGTCTGGCGCATCGCTATCGACAGCGGCACCGCCTGCGTGGAAAGACCAGCGAGCAGGATGTGTTCTGA
- a CDS encoding creatininase family protein has translation MSEASSGRGPRPGVLAEQTWPALRDGHWPVALLPFGATEPHNTHLPYGTDTLLGAEVAARVAAHAIAHGTGVLALPPIPFGVNTTQLDLRFTINVMPTTQLILLRDIVKSLEPHGVRALVLLNAHGGNELRAVVRELQPETSMMLAIVNWWQTADVSVFREPGDHAGELETAAVMHVAPGLVVEDRSQWGDGAVNPSALEAVRKGWAWMPRRWTQLSADTGVGDPRSATETAGAQFMAQAVERISGFCAQLAVADPDALWKAG, from the coding sequence ATGAGCGAAGCGTCGAGCGGGCGTGGGCCACGTCCGGGTGTGTTGGCTGAACAGACGTGGCCGGCCCTGCGCGACGGCCATTGGCCGGTGGCGCTGTTGCCGTTTGGCGCCACCGAACCACACAACACACACCTGCCATATGGCACGGACACGCTATTGGGCGCGGAGGTCGCCGCGCGGGTGGCGGCGCACGCCATTGCGCACGGCACGGGTGTGTTGGCTTTGCCCCCCATTCCGTTCGGCGTGAACACCACGCAGCTCGACCTGCGATTCACGATCAATGTCATGCCCACAACACAGCTCATTCTGTTGCGTGACATCGTGAAGAGTCTCGAACCGCATGGTGTACGCGCCCTCGTGTTGCTCAATGCGCACGGAGGGAACGAGCTACGGGCCGTGGTGCGTGAGTTGCAGCCCGAGACGTCCATGATGCTGGCGATCGTGAATTGGTGGCAGACAGCCGACGTCAGTGTGTTTCGCGAACCGGGTGACCATGCTGGTGAACTCGAGACGGCGGCTGTGATGCATGTGGCGCCGGGGCTGGTGGTGGAAGACCGCAGCCAGTGGGGCGATGGGGCCGTCAACCCCAGCGCACTCGAAGCCGTGCGCAAGGGTTGGGCGTGGATGCCACGTCGTTGGACACAGCTCTCGGCTGATACCGGTGTTGGTGACCCACGATCGGCCACCGAAACCGCCGGCGCCCAGTTCATGGCGCAGGCGGTCGAGCGCATCAGTGGTTTCTGCGCCCAACTGGCCGTAGCCGATCCTGACGCGCTCTGGAAAGCTGGCTGA
- the ypfJ gene encoding KPN_02809 family neutral zinc metallopeptidase → MRWTPGGRSDNLEDRRGQSGGGGGMRGGPGGGMRIGLGGMVVLLILSLVFKRDLITPLTGGGVPGAELPSATAPTGVQDPQEEQMVQFVSFVLDTTQATWTRILPQYQPAKLVLFRDAVQSACGAAESASGPFYCPGDSKVYVDLSFFDQLDRQFGAPGDFAQAYVLAHEIGHHVQNLLGTERELRSAQQRNPSAANRLSVAMELQADCYAGVWGHDAAKSGVLQPGDLEEGLGAAAAVGDDHLQKMSTGRVSPESFTHGSSAERSRWFRRGFDSGDPRQCDTFAAAGR, encoded by the coding sequence ATGCGCTGGACCCCTGGTGGACGCAGTGACAATCTCGAAGACCGTCGCGGGCAGAGTGGCGGCGGTGGTGGTATGCGCGGCGGTCCCGGCGGCGGCATGCGTATCGGACTGGGCGGCATGGTCGTGCTGCTCATCCTGAGTCTCGTCTTCAAGCGTGATCTCATCACGCCGCTCACGGGCGGTGGTGTGCCGGGTGCCGAGTTGCCGTCGGCCACCGCTCCCACGGGCGTGCAGGATCCGCAGGAAGAACAGATGGTGCAATTCGTGTCGTTTGTGCTCGACACCACGCAGGCGACCTGGACACGAATCCTGCCGCAGTACCAGCCGGCCAAGCTCGTGCTCTTCCGCGATGCGGTGCAGTCGGCGTGTGGCGCGGCCGAGTCGGCATCGGGACCGTTCTACTGCCCGGGCGACTCCAAGGTGTACGTCGATCTGTCGTTCTTCGATCAGCTCGATCGGCAGTTTGGCGCGCCGGGTGATTTTGCGCAGGCCTATGTGTTGGCGCACGAGATCGGTCATCACGTGCAGAACCTGTTGGGCACCGAGCGGGAATTGCGTTCGGCGCAGCAGCGCAATCCGTCAGCGGCCAATCGGTTGTCGGTGGCCATGGAGTTGCAGGCCGATTGTTATGCCGGCGTCTGGGGGCATGACGCGGCCAAGTCGGGTGTTCTGCAACCCGGCGATCTGGAAGAAGGACTCGGCGCTGCCGCCGCGGTGGGCGATGATCACCTGCAGAAGATGTCCACCGGTCGGGTGAGTCCCGAATCGTTCACGCATGGCTCGTCGGCCGAACGTTCACGCTGGTTCCGTCGTGGGTTCGACAGCGGCGACCCGCGGCAGTGCGACACCTTTGCGGCGGCAGGCCGATGA